Proteins encoded within one genomic window of Halocatena marina:
- a CDS encoding ABC transporter permease, with the protein MSTKSSREIGRKATGNDFLTDVWINLKRWLRKTVRNPFIVVSSLLNPIIFLFLFTEVFGQVTGGALTDALGANVSYITYLVPAIVIQTALIAASSSGIGLVDDIENGMFEKVLVSPMSRTAVFLGKALSEVVRIIIQVALILVLGYVLLWFDTGGAVGTYIATGIPGALGIMGVSIVFAIWFTAFSNIVALVTRDQESTIIGANLLQLPLLFVSSAFLPVSVLPEWIQVVATVNPITYGVDAARALMLGKDVLGVLDVNVFAGMWNTIIPALVILAVLDLVLGAIAVSLLNRASSSEVR; encoded by the coding sequence ATGAGCACCAAGAGCAGTCGAGAAATTGGTCGGAAAGCAACCGGAAACGACTTTCTCACGGACGTGTGGATCAACTTGAAACGGTGGCTCCGAAAGACCGTTCGTAACCCGTTCATCGTTGTGTCATCGCTCCTGAATCCGATCATCTTCCTCTTTCTCTTTACCGAAGTGTTCGGGCAGGTCACCGGCGGCGCGCTCACCGATGCTCTCGGAGCGAACGTCAGTTACATCACCTATCTCGTCCCAGCGATCGTCATCCAGACGGCACTCATCGCGGCCTCGTCTTCGGGAATTGGGTTGGTTGATGACATCGAGAACGGGATGTTCGAGAAGGTGCTGGTTTCGCCGATGAGTCGCACAGCAGTGTTCCTCGGAAAGGCCCTCTCTGAGGTGGTACGGATCATCATTCAAGTCGCCCTTATTCTCGTCTTGGGGTACGTGTTGCTGTGGTTCGACACCGGCGGAGCAGTCGGAACGTACATCGCGACGGGGATTCCCGGAGCACTCGGAATCATGGGTGTCAGCATTGTCTTTGCGATCTGGTTTACAGCATTTTCGAACATTGTGGCTCTCGTGACCCGCGATCAGGAGTCAACCATCATCGGCGCAAACCTTCTCCAGTTGCCACTGCTGTTCGTTTCGAGCGCCTTCCTCCCGGTTTCTGTGCTTCCGGAATGGATTCAGGTGGTTGCGACGGTCAACCCAATCACCTACGGAGTGGACGCTGCCCGCGCGCTGATGCTCGGTAAGGACGTGCTCGGCGTGCTCGATGTGAACGTCTTTGCAGGGATGTGGAACACGATCATTCCTGCACTCGTCATCCTCGCTGTGCTCGATCTCGTGCTCGGTGCGATTGCCGTCTCCCTGCTCAACCGTGCATCGAGTTCAGAGGTCCGCTGA
- a CDS encoding ABC transporter ATP-binding protein: MTAIDADHIELVYADGTAAVKDVSLEIPEGEFFGFLGANGAGKTTTIKTLVTLLKPTAGEITVNGFDVETESRSVRESIGYMAQETSIDGELTARENIRFACEAYGIPKAKREERIDTLLDLVDLADVAGKVAKEFSGGMKKRLDVATALVHQPPIVFLDEPTTGLDPKARNRLWEYFRTINEQGTTVFLTTQYLEEADQLCDRIAVILDGEIVAEGSPADLKSTVGGDVLEIALDDPTSETRARARTVIQESGLLEDDTTLETTEEGISVTSARARQIGPDLIVALREHNFDVTGFDTRSPTLDDVFLAITDDDGTRTTETTAETETESDPQSETNAGDPDDSTVEAER; the protein is encoded by the coding sequence ATGACTGCGATCGACGCCGACCACATCGAGTTGGTGTATGCGGATGGGACAGCGGCCGTCAAGGACGTGTCGCTCGAAATTCCGGAGGGTGAGTTTTTCGGATTTCTCGGAGCCAACGGTGCCGGTAAGACGACGACGATCAAAACGCTCGTGACGCTGTTGAAACCGACAGCCGGTGAGATCACGGTCAACGGGTTCGATGTCGAGACAGAATCACGGTCGGTACGCGAATCCATTGGCTACATGGCCCAAGAGACCAGCATCGACGGCGAACTCACCGCACGCGAGAACATTCGATTCGCGTGCGAAGCCTACGGAATTCCGAAAGCAAAGCGCGAAGAACGCATTGACACGCTGCTCGATCTGGTGGATCTCGCTGACGTGGCGGGGAAAGTGGCAAAGGAGTTTTCGGGAGGGATGAAAAAGCGCCTCGATGTGGCGACTGCGCTCGTTCATCAACCACCGATCGTCTTTTTAGACGAGCCGACGACAGGACTCGACCCCAAGGCCCGTAACCGCCTCTGGGAGTATTTCCGAACAATCAACGAGCAGGGAACAACGGTGTTTCTCACGACACAGTACCTCGAAGAGGCCGATCAGCTCTGTGATCGGATCGCAGTCATTCTCGATGGAGAGATCGTCGCAGAAGGGTCACCTGCGGATCTGAAATCGACAGTCGGTGGAGACGTCCTGGAGATTGCTCTCGACGACCCGACAAGCGAGACAAGAGCCCGTGCTCGGACGGTTATACAGGAATCTGGATTGCTCGAAGACGACACAACACTGGAAACGACTGAGGAAGGAATCAGTGTCACGTCCGCACGGGCCCGTCAGATCGGGCCGGATCTGATTGTCGCGCTTCGGGAGCACAATTTTGATGTTACTGGCTTCGATACCCGCTCTCCAACGCTCGACGATGTCTTTCTCGCTATTACTGATGACGACGGGACGCGCACAACGGAAACAACAGCCGAAACCGAGACCGAAAGCGATCCACAATCGGAAACAAACGCTGGTGATCCAGACGATTCAACTGTCGAGGCAGAACGATGA
- a CDS encoding TetR/AcrR family transcriptional regulator — MPVSDPSHEMNETQAALMRATYEALCKHGYANITIQRIGDEFPKSKSLIYQHHAGKDELLVAFLETMIEHFETEIPVEDSIDAREQLQSLLDHLLAPTLDEERYEFMSAMTELRAQAPHNEAYRNHFTKSDRIFHEHIADILRTGIEQGIFRSVDPDRTAELLLTTIDGSMLRRTTTEGSVDISAVRHELDAFIQCRLLVDEN; from the coding sequence ATGCCCGTCTCTGATCCGTCCCACGAGATGAACGAAACCCAAGCAGCGCTTATGCGAGCGACGTATGAAGCGCTGTGTAAGCACGGCTACGCCAACATCACCATTCAGCGAATCGGTGACGAGTTTCCAAAGAGCAAATCACTCATCTATCAGCATCATGCTGGGAAAGACGAGCTTCTCGTCGCATTTTTAGAGACGATGATCGAGCACTTCGAGACCGAGATTCCGGTTGAGGATTCCATCGATGCGCGTGAGCAGCTACAGTCCCTTCTCGATCATCTGCTCGCGCCAACGCTCGATGAGGAGCGCTACGAGTTCATGAGCGCGATGACAGAACTGCGGGCACAGGCACCGCACAACGAGGCGTATCGCAACCACTTCACGAAGAGCGATCGCATCTTCCACGAGCACATCGCGGATATTCTTCGTACGGGCATCGAACAAGGGATATTTCGATCGGTCGACCCCGATCGAACAGCCGAACTGCTGCTCACTACGATCGACGGATCGATGCTTCGACGGACGACCACTGAGGGAAGTGTTGATATTTCTGCCGTGCGCCACGAACTCGATGCGTTCATCCAGTGTCGACTACTCGTTGATGAAAACTGA
- a CDS encoding sugar nucleotide-binding protein, whose product MRTLVIGGSGFLGSALTQELSCLGTHYRNEQPYAPIEFDFWKDDPASLIDRYQPAVVVCAAAVEYYDHDIPRESFTAAAERLVTACRDRRFIYVSSDAVFDGTMGQYPETARPTPVSEYGHRLAVFEKLVRSNCEEYCIVRPSYLYGFARGELDHRLARTRDKVQAGETVEYFTDMFKSPIVVTEAAAAISALIEESVTGIVHCGGPRTSVYEFHCEALAGLGFSTDTIVPTRIPDGMDVPRDSSLKTTRLLQTTGIRPTTVREALKQNLSE is encoded by the coding sequence ATGCGAACACTCGTGATCGGGGGGAGTGGCTTTCTCGGAAGCGCGCTCACGCAGGAACTGTCCTGTCTTGGAACCCACTATCGAAACGAACAGCCGTACGCTCCCATCGAATTCGATTTCTGGAAGGATGATCCTGCTTCTCTCATCGATCGCTACCAGCCTGCTGTCGTCGTATGCGCGGCTGCAGTCGAGTATTACGATCACGACATCCCGCGTGAGAGCTTCACTGCTGCCGCAGAACGCCTCGTGACTGCCTGTCGTGACCGTCGATTCATCTACGTTTCGAGCGATGCGGTTTTCGATGGAACGATGGGACAGTATCCGGAAACAGCACGTCCAACTCCTGTATCGGAGTACGGGCATCGTCTCGCTGTTTTCGAGAAACTCGTTCGATCGAACTGCGAAGAGTACTGCATCGTTCGACCGAGCTATCTGTACGGCTTCGCTCGGGGCGAACTGGACCATCGTCTCGCCCGGACACGGGACAAAGTACAGGCAGGCGAAACCGTCGAATATTTCACGGACATGTTCAAGAGTCCGATTGTTGTGACCGAGGCCGCGGCCGCGATCAGCGCGTTGATCGAGGAGTCAGTGACTGGTATCGTCCATTGTGGTGGGCCACGAACGAGCGTCTACGAGTTTCATTGCGAGGCACTGGCCGGTCTCGGATTCTCGACCGACACCATCGTTCCGACTCGCATTCCCGATGGTATGGACGTACCACGCGATAGTTCGCTCAAAACGACCCGCCTTCTCCAGACAACGGGGATTCGACCGACAACGGTCAGGGAGGCACTCAAACAAAATTTGAGCGAGTGA
- a CDS encoding DUF5694 domain-containing protein, protein MTDDQDVETPTSRYESDPVQVMLCGTYHMDNPGLDEINVAADDVLAPERQAELQTLTTQLARWQPDRIAVERPYNRAEAVNKLYEEYRTGERSYEREEAIDPPHPARNELTTECRSEVVQIGFRLADELDHDRIYPIDCPMDISNDEFEELEARGFRPADKVPFSIPEPETSERDMNDRLASSTIPEFLRWKNQEEQLRYNHKAMFGRYLRWGEGDNYGGPRTLSRWYDRNLRMVHNLWRAIERGDERLLLVVGAGHVRVLRQLLTEAPMFRPVSPLPFL, encoded by the coding sequence ATGACTGACGATCAAGACGTGGAGACACCAACATCTCGCTATGAGTCTGATCCGGTACAGGTGATGCTCTGTGGCACGTATCACATGGACAATCCTGGATTGGACGAGATTAATGTGGCCGCAGACGACGTGCTCGCGCCGGAGCGGCAGGCGGAACTACAGACACTCACAACGCAGCTCGCCCGCTGGCAACCCGACCGTATCGCCGTCGAACGTCCGTACAATCGCGCTGAGGCCGTCAATAAGCTGTACGAGGAGTACCGTACTGGTGAGCGATCGTACGAGCGTGAGGAAGCGATCGACCCACCTCATCCTGCTCGTAACGAGTTGACCACCGAGTGTCGGAGCGAGGTCGTTCAAATCGGATTCCGACTGGCGGATGAATTGGATCACGATCGAATCTATCCGATCGACTGTCCGATGGACATCAGCAACGACGAATTCGAGGAATTGGAAGCCCGCGGATTTCGGCCTGCTGATAAAGTGCCGTTTTCTATCCCTGAACCGGAAACGAGCGAACGAGATATGAACGACCGACTGGCCAGTTCCACGATTCCCGAATTCCTCCGCTGGAAAAACCAGGAAGAGCAGCTGCGATACAATCACAAAGCGATGTTCGGCCGCTACCTTCGTTGGGGAGAGGGAGACAACTACGGCGGCCCACGCACGCTTTCACGCTGGTACGACCGAAACCTGCGGATGGTGCACAATCTCTGGCGAGCGATAGAGCGTGGCGACGAACGACTGCTTCTCGTCGTCGGTGCAGGACACGTCCGCGTGTTACGACAGCTTCTCACGGAGGCACCGATGTTCCGTCCGGTTAGCCCACTTCCATTTCTGTAA
- a CDS encoding energy-coupling factor ABC transporter permease, with the protein MHTPDGLLHPWMVAVFLAVSAGVVGYCFVHLRGTLSTHRVQLFGVVTAGVFAAQMLNWPLPGGTSAHFVGGAFAAIVLGPQLGVLSIAIVLTIQAIVFGDGGILALGANVWNMAIVEVCGGYAVYRALASRNESLAIIAAGWVGITLAALSAGVQLGLSPAFNYELITVVAIMGGSHAVLGLGEGLLTLLSIRLLSETGIERESILPTVSA; encoded by the coding sequence ATGCATACACCAGATGGGCTTTTACATCCGTGGATGGTTGCTGTATTCCTCGCGGTGTCGGCTGGCGTAGTTGGGTACTGTTTCGTTCACCTTCGTGGGACGCTGAGCACACACCGCGTCCAGTTGTTCGGCGTTGTGACTGCCGGTGTATTTGCGGCACAGATGCTGAACTGGCCGCTTCCAGGCGGAACGAGCGCGCACTTTGTCGGCGGTGCGTTTGCCGCGATCGTGCTCGGTCCACAGCTCGGAGTCCTCTCTATTGCGATCGTCCTCACGATTCAGGCGATCGTCTTCGGTGATGGGGGAATTCTCGCTCTCGGCGCGAACGTCTGGAACATGGCTATTGTCGAGGTCTGTGGCGGATACGCTGTCTATCGAGCACTCGCTTCGCGGAACGAATCGCTGGCGATCATTGCCGCTGGTTGGGTCGGAATTACGCTCGCGGCACTCTCTGCGGGTGTCCAACTGGGACTATCCCCGGCGTTCAACTACGAACTCATCACGGTTGTGGCCATCATGGGTGGTAGCCACGCAGTGCTGGGACTCGGTGAGGGGCTCCTAACGCTTCTCAGCATCCGGCTCCTCTCAGAAACCGGTATCGAACGCGAATCCATCCTGCCAACGGTGAGCGCATGA
- a CDS encoding PDGLE domain-containing protein, whose translation MSSERTVGFVQQQWARRSVVALTILAACAPVFAWATEQTGYTEPLDIAAELTGASAYASPLFDGVVPGYSIPGLDAYTGTLIVALLGTGLTLIVTVGIGSILEE comes from the coding sequence ATGAGCAGCGAGCGAACGGTTGGGTTCGTTCAGCAGCAGTGGGCCCGTCGGTCCGTCGTTGCTCTCACGATCTTGGCCGCTTGTGCTCCCGTTTTTGCGTGGGCCACTGAACAGACCGGCTACACCGAACCTCTCGATATCGCAGCAGAGCTCACTGGCGCATCCGCATACGCATCGCCACTGTTCGATGGTGTCGTGCCGGGATATTCGATTCCCGGTCTCGACGCCTACACTGGAACACTCATCGTTGCCCTTCTCGGTACTGGGCTGACGCTCATAGTAACAGTCGGAATCGGGTCGATCTTAGAAGAATAA